One window from the genome of Nostoc edaphicum CCNP1411 encodes:
- a CDS encoding AAA family ATPase: protein MNEKKLLKPVKIAVSGAHSTGKTTFLKQLSDKLVMLGRHPIIVTDLAVRCPLPILRNHTPESALWIVTTQIAEEIAVAHHSSIVLVDRPVVDAWVYLMAVFNRTADSKTNPAFHTLESTIKNWLPTYDVILTTKIEQSIPIENNKGRDLDPNYRLVIGEQMELAYKYFEVDSRILLSSNVESELETIIEFISKKYECA, encoded by the coding sequence ATGAATGAGAAGAAACTGCTAAAACCAGTGAAAATTGCAGTTAGTGGCGCTCACAGCACTGGTAAAACAACCTTTCTAAAACAATTGTCCGATAAACTTGTAATGTTAGGACGGCATCCAATAATAGTTACAGACTTAGCTGTTCGATGTCCACTCCCGATTCTGCGTAATCATACACCTGAAAGTGCCTTGTGGATTGTTACAACACAAATTGCGGAAGAGATTGCCGTCGCACACCATTCCTCAATTGTGTTAGTGGATAGACCAGTTGTTGATGCTTGGGTGTATTTAATGGCAGTGTTCAATAGAACAGCAGATTCCAAAACAAATCCAGCTTTTCATACTCTGGAATCAACTATTAAAAACTGGTTGCCAACTTATGATGTAATTTTAACTACTAAAATTGAGCAAAGTATTCCAATTGAAAATAATAAGGGGAGAGACTTAGACCCAAATTATAGACTTGTTATAGGGGAACAAATGGAACTTGCTTATAAATATTTTGAAGTTGACTCACGTATTTTGTTATCGTCAAATGTGGAAAGTGAATTAGAAACTATTATTGAATTTATTTCCAAAAAGTATGAATGCGCCTGA